The following coding sequences are from one Streptomyces sp. NBC_00536 window:
- a CDS encoding MBL fold metallo-hydrolase — protein MTEPVALSYEVLVSDGVPRKIDLRLPNGEEIVSSPISSTLVYGERDAVLVDPPLTLGQIAQVGQGVARSGKRLAFVYITHGHPDHWFGTATLVERFGDTDTVVYATEGTIRQMHEQLKGKEEGFAKTFPQVPENTPVLAVPVPAEGFRLEGQVLRAVETGHTDTDDSSVLHVPSIGLVVAGDVVYNGVHQMMLEGGNGGLQAWLDGIDRIAELNPSHVVAGHKNKDLPDDPKILDETRQYLRDAIRLLADKPTPLEFFDAMLKLHGDRLNPGPLWYSGLGLLA, from the coding sequence GTGACCGAACCCGTTGCCCTGTCCTACGAGGTCCTCGTCTCGGACGGAGTACCCAGGAAGATCGATCTGCGGCTGCCGAACGGGGAGGAGATCGTCTCCTCGCCCATCTCGTCCACCCTGGTCTACGGCGAGCGGGATGCCGTCCTGGTGGACCCACCGCTGACCCTCGGCCAGATCGCGCAGGTCGGGCAGGGTGTGGCGCGCTCCGGCAAGCGGCTCGCGTTCGTGTACATCACTCACGGCCACCCCGACCACTGGTTCGGCACCGCAACGCTCGTGGAGCGGTTCGGCGATACCGACACCGTCGTGTACGCCACCGAGGGCACCATCCGGCAGATGCACGAGCAGCTGAAGGGCAAGGAGGAGGGGTTCGCGAAGACCTTTCCCCAGGTCCCGGAGAACACCCCGGTCCTCGCCGTCCCCGTACCGGCCGAAGGTTTCCGGCTGGAGGGCCAGGTCCTGCGCGCGGTCGAGACCGGCCACACCGACACCGACGACTCCAGCGTCCTGCACGTACCCTCGATCGGCCTTGTCGTCGCCGGAGACGTCGTCTACAACGGCGTGCACCAGATGATGCTCGAAGGCGGCAACGGCGGCCTCCAGGCGTGGCTCGACGGTATCGACCGGATCGCCGAACTCAACCCCAGCCACGTGGTCGCCGGCCACAAGAACAAAGACCTGCCCGACGACCCCAAGATCCTCGACGAAACCCGCCAGTACCTGCGGGACGCGATCCGCCTTCTCGCCGACAAACCCACTCCGCTGGAGTTCTTCGACGCGATGCTGAAGCTCCACGGTGACCGGCTCAACCCCGGCCCGCTTTGGTACAGCGGGCTGGGCCTGCTCGCCTGA